A genomic window from Triticum urartu cultivar G1812 chromosome 7, Tu2.1, whole genome shotgun sequence includes:
- the LOC125522116 gene encoding uncharacterized acetyltransferase At3g50280-like — MPSLSCRSKMDVATDTSSMVVRVVSSRTVRPPPRPRERIPLTSWDVAMLSANYIQKGLLFHEPTVAVNVVDHLAAALADALADYYPVAGRFATEQHKDERTGAVVGCSVSIDCDGQGVEMLHAVADGFAVADVIPPDADVPSVVQYFFPLGDAVGYDGHELPLFVVQVTELVDGVFVGFVCNHALADGAALWDFLNAWAEIARARLSNLAPPPLTSRRRPSFERRSSDGGAAAPAMLPCADLSGFIERLDPPPLRARWAHFSAETLADLKERARQELLAAGDAAGAAALTRFQALSSLLWRSITRARRVSPDQETTCRAAVNNRARLHPALPAEYFGNCIDAVSTDTHSAVRASELLERGHGWAAAAVGRAVAAHTDEAIRARVAAWAVRPVVYTLRWYDPCGTMVGSSPRFDMYGCDFGWGRPAAVRSGKANKVDGRASLYPGREGGSSVDAEVTLTPEHMAALEGDEELWAAVTPEKKA; from the coding sequence ATGCCGTCTTTGTCTTGTCGCAGCAAAATGGATGTGGCCACGGACACTTCATCGATGGTGGTGCGCGTGGTGTCGTCGCGCACGGTgaggccgccgccgcgcccgcgcgAGCGCATCCCGCTCACCTCCTGGGACGTCGCCATGCTCTCCGCCAACTACATCCAGAAGGGACTCCTCTTCCACGAGCCCACGGTGGCCGTCAACGTCGTCGATCACCTCGCCGCGGCCCTCGCCGACGCGCTCGCCGACTACTACCCCGTCGCCGGCCGCTTCGCCACGGAGCAGCACAAGGACGAGCGCACCGGCGCCGTCGTGGGATGCTCTGTGTCCATCGACTGCGACGGCCAGGGCGTGGAGATGCTCCATGCCGTGGCTGATGGCTTCGCCGTCGCCGATGTCATCCCTCCGGACGCCGACGTGCCGAGCGTCGTGCAGTACTTCTTCCCGCTGGGAGATGCGGTCGGGTACGACGGCCACGAGCTCCCGCTCTTCGTCGTCCAGGTGACCGAGCTCGTCGACGGCGTCTTTGTCGGGTTCGTCTGCAACCACGCGCTGGCCGACGGCGCCGCCCTGTGGGACTTCCTCAACGCCTGGGCCGAGATTGCGCGCGCCAGGCTTTCCAACCTCGCTCCTCCGCCGTTGACCTCCCGACGGCGGCCCTCGTTCGAGCGTCGGTCCTCGGACGGCGGTGCGGCGGCACCGGCCATGCTGCCGTGCGCCGACCTGTCGGGGTTCATCGAGCGGCTGGATCCGCCGCCGCTGCGCGCGCGATGGGCGCACTTCTCGGCGGAGACGCTGGCGGACCTCAAGGAGCGGGCGCGGCaggagctcctcgccgccgggGACGCGGCCGGCGCGGCCGCGCTGACGCGGTTCCAGGCCCTGTCGTCGCTCCTCTGGCGCAGCATCACCCGCGCGCGGCGAGTCTCGCCGGACCAGGAAACCACGTGCCGCGCGGCCGTGAACAACCGCGCGCGCCTCCATCCAGCGCTGCCCGCGGAGTACTTCGGCAACTGCATCGACGCCGTGAGCACGGACACGCATTCGGCGGTGCGCGCGTCGGAgctgctggagcgcgggcacgggTGGGCGGCTGCGGCGGTGGGGCGCGCGGTGGCGGCGCACACGGACGAGGCCATCAGGGCGCGCGTGGCGGCGTGGGCGGTGAGGCCGGTTGTGTACACGCTGCGGTGGTACGACCCGTGCGGAACCATGGTGGGGAGCTCGCCGCGGTTCGACATGTACGGGTGCGACTTCGGGTGGGGGAGGCCGGCGGCGGTGCGGAGCGGCAAGGCGAACAAGGTGGACGGGCGGGCGTCGCTGTACCCCGGGCGTGAGGGCGGGAGCAGCGTGGACGCAGAGGTGACGCTGACGCCGGAGCACATGGCGGCGCTGGAGGGCGACGAGGAGTTGTGGGCCGCCGTGACGCCGGAGAAGAAGGCTTGA